The following are from one region of the Harpia harpyja isolate bHarHar1 chromosome 4, bHarHar1 primary haplotype, whole genome shotgun sequence genome:
- the LOC128141371 gene encoding uncharacterized protein LOC128141371 encodes MAPARRLLILLVLLVALHVRAVWAAPWRARGAAVPAGEGDAASRLGSRTEAPGDGMVTDGPVGRTFPAPRLDAFLQPGWHRRGPPRAKYPADGGKKSLQPSEFRRQMLEELERGHGTDREAVQKELFSGGSSGSLPVSAEELEARQAPGTPVLSKPGEDHRGSVYEFLRADSDVVGKRTTSGYEPQSSASVLCPQDVRRRCMIGTAVLMVALPLGIVFCCVMIRRRRKRKQRASAASGYRSRSDSRTSRPGTAERWDQRQQPTVLPGKPARPPSPRPPRPPSPSLAALLQRDEASTLQDRPTRPSQPRNTFL; translated from the exons ATGGCCCCTGCCCGCCGCCTCctcatcctcctcgtcctcctggTGGCCCTGCATGTCAGGGCTGTCTGGGCTGCTCCGTGGCGAGCACGGGGAGCAG CCGTGCCGGCAGGCGAAGGCGATGCAGCTTCCCGGCTGGGCTCCAGGACTGAGGCTCCGGGAGATGGCATGG TTACAGATGGGCCTGTAGGGAGGACTTTTCCAGCTCCTCGGCTGGATGCTTTTCTACAGCCCGGCTGGCATCGCAGGG GTCCTCCCAGAGCCAAGTACCCAGCTGACGGAGGAAAAAAGTCCCTGCAGCCATCTGAATTCCGAAGGCAAATGCTGGAGGAACTGGAGAGAGGACACG GGACGGACCGAGAGGCTGTGCAGAAGGAGCTGTTTTCGGGAGGAAGCAGTGGCTCACTGCCAGTCTCCGCTGAAGAACTGGAGGCGAGGCAGGCCCCTGGCACACCAG TGCTGTCAAAGCCCGGAGAAGACCACCGCGGCAGCGTATATGAATTTCTTCGAGCGGACTCAG ATGTGGTCGGCAAGAGAACCACGAGCGGTTACGAGCCCCAGAGCTCCGCCAGCGTCCTCTGTCCCCAAGATGTGCGGAGGCGCTGTATGATAGGCACGGCAGTACTCATGGTTGCCCTGCCGCTTGGAATAGTTTTCTGCTGTGTCATGATCCGGCGGCGGAGGAAGAGGAAACA gcgTGCCTCTGCCGCTTCAGGCTACCGCTCGCGCTCGGACAGCCGGACcagccgccccggcaccgccgagAGATGGGACCAACGACAGCAGCCGACGGTCCTGCCTGGAAAACCGGCGcgcccgccctccccgcggcccccgcggccccccagCCCGTCCCTGGCGGCTCTGCTGCAGCGGGACGAGGCCAGCACCCTGCAGGACCGACCAACACGGCCATCCCAGCCCCGCAACACGTTTCTCTGA